In Actinotignum schaalii, the sequence TCCAGGCAGTAATCCAGGGCTGTTCTTCATGAGTCATATCCCGAAGCTCCCACCTATCGTGCGGGCTGTAGTAATCCCACACGGCCTCAAGAATCTCTTTTTCATAAAGAGAAAACTCAGCAGGTGAAAAACCGTGACGCTCCTGGGCACGTGCAAGCGGCTCTTCCGTCACCTCAATGGTTTTAGCATGAGCCGAATATAGGTCGGATATGACAGGCCCGTGCTTCATCGCGTAAAAACGTTCGCGGAAAAGGGGCCTGGCAGTTTCGTAGGCATACCACCCGTAAGCATAGAAGCACAACTTCTGCAAGGTAATAGCGGGAATGCTTCGCGTAGGAGATTTCCGAATAAAAAACCGCGCAACATCAAAAACGGTGATCATACCTACCCCCTCACAGCCCTTGAAAACCGACAGAATCTCTTACCCCCAGCCTATTGCAAAAATGTGGCGTCGTATACATTATGCACAGCACACTTTTACGACGACGCGGGGCGGGTGGCGCAGCCACCCGCCCCGTCGCCTTGCCAACAGCCCAATAATGGCAGGTAGTCTCTTCCCCGTGCAGCGACCAACAATTCCCGAAGCGCCTGCGAGAAATCTGGGCGAATGAGGGAGCGGTACAGGTGGCCAGCTGCGTAATGGCAGTACTCGTTTGAGAGAGTACCGTTTAGACGAGAGTGTCGAGGAAGTTGAGGGCGTCGCGGAGATTATCGAAAACGGCGCCGTCTTCTGGAAGTTCGCCGGCCATGATCTTCTCCGCGTGTTCAATTGCTTGCTCGGTGAGTTCATTCGGTACGTATGACTCACGTGGAGTGCTTGGAGGTGCCTGGCCGTTGGTATGCGTATCGGCCTGATGAAGCATCGAATCTGGAAACTCCATTGGGGCCATCTCTTTCGCACGGTCGGGCTTGCGGTGTGCAAGATTGAGACTACCGGGTGCGGGTGGGGAGGTGAAGCCCCTTCGAGTCCGGAACGGTAAGACGCGAGTCCGGAACGGTAAGACGCGAGTTCGGTAAGTGGAGGCGTGGGCCGGGCCAGTGGGTGATGAGCCAGCGGTCGTGGGTGGCAAGGATGATCGTGCCTGGCCAGCGGGCCAGGGATTCCTCGAGGGCGTGCATGGCGGCCAGGTCAAGGTAGTTAGTGGGTTCGTCGATGACGAGGACAGCAGGCTGGGACGCGAGCGCGAGGGCAAGCTGGGCGCGGCGCTGGTTGCCGGCCGAAAGCTCGGGTATCGGGGTTGCCCACATGGATGGGTGCAGGATTCCGGTACCCAGCTCGCCAATTCCGGAATTCCAAACCTCCGTGGTGAAGCCGGGATCTCCGCAGCGCGGGAGGCGTTGCGGGACGAAAGCCAGCGGGCCCGCGCAGGAGAGAGTGCCGGAAGGCCGCGCGGAGGGTGCCGCGGCAGGCTGCGCGACGGCAGCAGGCGCAGTGCGGCGCAGAGAGTCGGGCGATACCGCGACGGATGACGTAGCAAGCGGCGGGGTGCCGGTGGCGATCCAGGTGAGGAGCGTGGATTTACCACTGCCATTGGCACCGGTGACCAGGAGGTGCTCGCCGTGGGAAAGGTCGAAAGTAACCGGGGCGAGGCGGCCGGGAACCGCTGCCGCACGAGCGGATACTGCAAGGCCGGCGGATTGGCGGGTAGGCCCACCGACATAGTCCGGGAACGCAAAAGTGTATCCGCGGGGTTTACGTACTTCCCGGGTGGCGAGGGCCTCGAGTTTGCGGTCGTCATGGCGGGTGCGGCAAGTGGCCGTGCTCTGGGCGCGGTCCGCGAAGAACTTCTTCGCCTTGCCCTCCGCGTTTGCCAAGCGCACCCCGCCCCGGGCAATACCTCCGGCCGTCTGGCGATGCGCGCGCAGCTGCGTCTTTTCTTCTTGTTGGGCCAGGTAGAGTGCCCAGTAGCGCTGCTCCGCATCACCCTTGGCTTCAAGATAATCCGTGTAAGTGCCGCGGCACTCCCATACCCCACGCACCTCACCGCCACCTTCAGCACGCGCCAGCTGTGCCCATACACTCACATCCATATCCACAATGAGCGTGGCGACATCCTCAATAAAAGCCCGGTCATGGCTGGACATGAGCACCGGGCCCGGCCAGGAACGCAGCATATGGCTGAGGTACGCACTCGCCTCCGCATCCAGATGATTGGTGGGTTCGTCCAAAATAAGAACATGCGGGCGGGCCACCAGGGTGACAGCCAAGTTCAACCGCGCACGCTGGCCCGGGGAGAGCGTGGCCAGCTCCCGCGAGCGCCCGCTCCCGGCCAACATTTCCAGGCCCAGACCAGCCAAAGCGTCGTCGACCCTATCCTCAAGCGACCACAGGTCCAGGCGAGTGATCTCGGATAATAGCCGGTCGTATTCGGCCGCGACCGGGCCGCCCTCCCCCAGGCGTGCGCTGAGCGTTTCGAAGCGGGCGAGTAGTTCCCGCGCGGGCGCGAAGGTGCTTTCGAGGAAGTGAGCGACGGTCGCGGCGGCGGCGTCGTTCGGCACGGGGTTCCACGGGATGGTGCTGGCGCCGGTGCGGGTGACGGTGCCACGTTCGGGACTGAGGTGACCTGCTGCGATGCGCAGCAGGGTGGTTTTTCCGCAGCCGTTCGGGCCGATGAGGACGGCGCGGTCGGCGGCGGCGAGGCGCAGGGTGATGCGGTCGAGGAGCGGGCGGGCGGTGTAGGAAAATGAAATATTGTCAAGAATGAGGGTAGACATGGTGATCTCCTTGGACGCGGGTGCGGGGTGCGGCGTCTCAGCGGGGCTGAGTGGGGATCACAGCAACATCGGAACGATGGCCTCCTTTGAGCGTGGGGTTGTAGTCCCGGTTACATAAGTAAATGTAGCGACGGCGCGGGCGGTGGGTCAATCACGCTGGCCGCTCATATTCCGCCCGGGTGACACCAGCTGGGAAAATATCTCCACGAGACGGGCCTGCACCTGTTCCAGGCTCGTGTAGGCAGGTCCGTAGGTGAGTGCCATACGCGTTCTCCTAGGCGGCGGAAAAACGTTTATTGGCACCCTGGCGAGTCATGCCGAGCACGCGGCCGATGGCGGACCAGCTTTCGCCGGATGCGCGCGCTTCTTCGACCGCGGTATCGAGCTTGCGGTTCGCGGCGTTGAGCTCGATATTCGCGAGCAAGACACGCGTGAGTGCCTGGCCGAGCGGCGCGCCAACCGTATTAGGGCCTCGCCCACCGTCGGCTTTTTCGTAAAAATCCGCGGCGGCAAAAGCTTCTTCGCTTGCATCTTGGATCACATTGGTAACTGTAGTTACCGCGCGGGCGGTGGGTCAATGGTTAGCGAATGGCTCGTGAATGGTGCGGCAGTGGAATGCGCGCAGACTGAAAGTCTGGACGCCAGACTCATAGTTAGACTCATAGTTTCACAGTCTTAATTGATAGTCTGATGCTATTTTTCGCAGTCTGCGTGTGAATTTTAATAGTCTCAAGGCGATTTTGGCAGTCTGAATTATAGTTAGCAGCCAAAACCGCCGCCAGACATCGAAAATCGGGGGAACACTTTTAAATGTCTAAGAGTGTGATTCACAGTGTGACCCGTAATATTCAGACGGGCAAGGCGTGAAAACCACGACGTATACCCTTTGCGAACGGGGTGTTGCACAAGGTGGTGCTGATTAGCTGCCCGAGGACTACCCGCCGCTGGAAGGCTTCCCGGAGCCGCTCGGCCCGGAATCCCCGGAGCTGCCCGATCCGGAAGAATTCGCTTGGCTCTTCTTGCTGAGTGCTCGCGCGCGGAGCGATTGGCGGGATTGGTTGCGCCGTCGTACCGCACGTTCCTGGCGTTCCGCGCGTGCCTGGCGGCGATGCTCCTCATCACGCAAGCGATGCATGCGGCGACTGAGCGAAGAACTCACGTGCTGGAGCGTGTCATTGACGGAATAGTCGCGGTTCACGGGCAGCGACCACTCGAAAACGCGAGCCAGAATCACCAGCAGGGACGCGAGCAGGGTAGAAACCGCCATCGCCAGCATCGGCGCGTGGTTGTACCACAGCACCACCGCCGGGAACGCCGCGATAAGTGAAGCCGTGGCGTAGAGAGTATTGCCGCCGAAAATCACCGGGGTACGGCCCACCGTGATGTCGCGGATAAGGCCACCGCCCACCGCGGTGATCATGCCCATCATGACAGCCGGCATCACACCGAGCCCCGCGTTGAGAGTTTTGATCACGCCGGTGGCGGTCCACGCGCCCATCACGGCGGCGTCCATGACCGTCATGAAACGCCGCACCCATTTCCCGCGCAGGCGCAGCAGATACGCCACCAGCGCCCCGAGCAGGGCGCAGCTGAGGTAGTACGGATTGGTGAGCGCGACCGGCGGTTCCTTGAGAAGCGGCGCCTGCTGGATGAGGACATCGCGCAGCATGCCGCCACCCAGGGCGCTGATAATCGCCACGATAACAAAACCGACGATGTCGAAGGATTTTTCGCGGGCCACCATGCCGCCGAGGATGGCCGCCACGAACACCCCGAAAATATCTAAGAGGTCAAAAACAACCGGAGACCATTCCGAGATCGTATCCAAATCCACGTCTCCCATTCTAGGGGACTGAAGTTTTCAAAGAGTGGGATTGGGGGTAGATAGTGAAGGGGTGGCGGCAGCACCCACCCGAAGTTATCCACAGAATTACTCCGCGTTTTTCCACAGGTTGTGGGTAGCTCTTTTTCGCACTTGCATACCGTGCAAGAATGACGGAGAAGCACACATAACTACTTCGCCATGAGGCGATTGAAGGAGTGAGACATATGGATATTGCTGAGGATCGGCTGTGCTTTCCAGACCGTGTTTACAACTCGCTGGAAGAGATTCTCGAGCGCAAAGAAGAAATCTTGCAGGAGGTCAGAATGACCCGCGAAGAATTCGACTGGCGCGCTGATAACTACCAGCTCGGACCAAAAGAAACTAACGCCTACTTCGAAATGGAAATCCTGGATCGCTTCGAGGAGTACTACCGTGGTGAACGCACGATTGGATGAGCTCGCTAACGAGTTCGCGGCGCATTTACAGTTGCTTGGGGAGCTCATTGACCCCGGTTTTTCGCTGCTAAATCAGACGGTCACAAAGGGAGATCTCCCGCTAAAAATCCTGTCGGGAGATATTCGCGTTGATCGTTTCCTCATTGTCCGCTTCGATTACGAGGTTTTCCTCAATTCGAAAACCGGGCTTCTAGCTGTCAATGAATCAACCTTCTCAGTTATTCACGGAAGGGTTGGAAAAGAGCCCCTGGTGCGGTGGGATTACATTCGCTCGCCACGCTCAAATATCCCCTGTGCCCATGTCCAGGTGCATTCCCACCGTGATGAATGGACACACGCCTTGCTCCTGGGCGGTAAGCATTCCCGCCGCTCGCGCCGGCGCCTCAAGAATGCGCTGCGCACTCCCCGGATTGCCGATGTTCATTTCCCGGTAGGTGGGCGCAGGTTCCGGCCCTGCTTGGAAGAAGTTCTTCTTTTCGTTATCGACGAGTTCGGGGCGGCATGCACACCCGAGGCACGCGAAGCACTCCAGCGCGGCATGCGGGAATGGGAAGAGATTCAGGTGCGCTCCGTGGTGCGCAACAACCGCACCATCGCACTCCAAGCCCTCGCGGAGTGAACCACCTACGTTACGGGTCTATCTAAGGGTTACTAGACAGGCTTGAGCCGCACGATGATGCCGCGGTGGTCACTGGCGTTATCCGGGTCGATGATTTCCCCGGCCACCCCGCGGTAGGCCCCCGAACTCATGACCCGATCAATCGGCGAGGCCAGCAGCGCGGGCACCGTGGTGGGCCACGTCCCCACCGCCCCGATTCCGGCGTCGGCCCCCAGATCACGGCAGGTAGAGCCGGGGCTGAGGGCAGCCTGGTGGTCCGCCGTCGAATTAAAATCCCCCGCAACAACCGCATCCGGCACGGCCTCGCACACCCGGTACAGCGCCCGCGCCTCCGCGCGCCACAGGTCCATATACGCAGGTACCGGCGCCGTGGGGTGCCCGGCCACGAACATCGGAGCATCCGGGCGCGCCCCGCCGCGCGGCGCCGCCGCCACCGCGCGCGACACATCCTCCCCGTACGTCTCACTCAGATCCACCGCTTCATACTCCCCGCGCGCGGCAGACACCAGCAGCACCGAGGACCGCCACGCGGCGCTATACCGCGACACCCCGCCGTCGAAAAGCTGATAGTCCGCCCCGCGCGCGGCCAGTTTCTCCTGAATCTCCGCGCCGGCCTCGCTCGACGTTTCAATCAGCGAGACCGCATCCGCACCCACCCGCACAATCGCATCTGCCAGGTGATCGAGGTCCACGCGCCCGCCCTCCGTGTTGTACTGCACCACGGTGAGCTCGCCGGCCGCGGGCGCGCCGAGGGTCTCCCGCTCCAGCCCGCGCCCACTCAAAGTTCCGGCATGCGCCAGGGCCACGAGTAGTAGCACGACGGCGCAGCTCACCGCCACGCGCCCACCCCCGAAATACCTGCGGACCGCGCCGAGCAGCCCCACCGCGAGCGCGGCGATGAGCATCCCGAGCGCGAGTGCCCCGCGGCTGGACATGATCTGAGCCCCGGGCACCACGGTGGCGAGCCGGGCGGCCGGACCGAACCAGGCCGGCTGCACCGTGAACACCGCGAAGGCGGCCAGGAGCAACCCGAGAAGAGAACTAAGAACGCGCACCGCGCCTACCTTTCCGGCTGGCTTAAGCCCCGCACAGGGCCTGCTGGATAAGGGTAGCGAAGTGCTGCTGCCCGGTGGGTGTGAGATGGATGCCATCGTCGCGCAGGAATTCTTCGTGGCCTTCGGTGGCAGCCCACCAGTCGATAATTCCCACATTCGGGTGGGAGGCGGCATAGGACTTGAGCAGCTCGTTATTGGGGTTTTGAGCCTCCAG encodes:
- a CDS encoding Panacea domain-containing protein, with amino-acid sequence MITVFDVARFFIRKSPTRSIPAITLQKLCFYAYGWYAYETARPLFRERFYAMKHGPVISDLYSAHAKTIEVTEEPLARAQERHGFSPAEFSLYEKEILEAVWDYYSPHDRWELRDMTHEEQPWITAWNNRVEGSERADLPSSDIIDHFIAKKVPEGLELPERAVTVFEEEPVADFDHGSFVEDILALCRA
- a CDS encoding trimeric intracellular cation channel family protein, yielding MGDVDLDTISEWSPVVFDLLDIFGVFVAAILGGMVAREKSFDIVGFVIVAIISALGGGMLRDVLIQQAPLLKEPPVALTNPYYLSCALLGALVAYLLRLRGKWVRRFMTVMDAAVMGAWTATGVIKTLNAGLGVMPAVMMGMITAVGGGLIRDITVGRTPVIFGGNTLYATASLIAAFPAVVLWYNHAPMLAMAVSTLLASLLVILARVFEWSLPVNRDYSVNDTLQHVSSSLSRRMHRLRDEEHRRQARAERQERAVRRRNQSRQSLRARALSKKSQANSSGSGSSGDSGPSGSGKPSSGG
- a CDS encoding endonuclease/exonuclease/phosphatase family protein, which gives rise to MRVLSSLLGLLLAAFAVFTVQPAWFGPAARLATVVPGAQIMSSRGALALGMLIAALAVGLLGAVRRYFGGGRVAVSCAVVLLLVALAHAGTLSGRGLERETLGAPAAGELTVVQYNTEGGRVDLDHLADAIVRVGADAVSLIETSSEAGAEIQEKLAARGADYQLFDGGVSRYSAAWRSSVLLVSAARGEYEAVDLSETYGEDVSRAVAAAPRGGARPDAPMFVAGHPTAPVPAYMDLWRAEARALYRVCEAVPDAVVAGDFNSTADHQAALSPGSTCRDLGADAGIGAVGTWPTTVPALLASPIDRVMSSGAYRGVAGEIIDPDNASDHRGIIVRLKPV
- a CDS encoding ATP-binding cassette domain-containing protein, producing the protein MSTLILDNISFSYTARPLLDRITLRLAAADRAVLIGPNGCGKTTLLRIAAGHLSPERGTVTRTGASTIPWNPVPNDAAAATVAHFLESTFAPARELLARFETLSARLGEGGPVAAEYDRLLSEITRLDLWSLEDRVDDALAGLGLEMLAGSGRSRELATLSPGQRARLNLAVTLVARPHVLILDEPTNHLDAEASAYLSHMLRSWPGPVLMSSHDRAFIEDVATLIVDMDVSVWAQLARAEGGGEVRGVWECRGTYTDYLEAKGDAEQRYWALYLAQQEEKTQLRAHRQTAGGIARGGVRLANAEGKAKKFFADRAQSTATCRTRHDDRKLEALATREVRKPRGYTFAFPDYVGGPTRQSAGLAVSARAAAVPGRLAPVTFDLSHGEHLLVTGANGSGKSTLLTWIATGTPPLATSSVAVSPDSLRRTAPAAVAQPAAAPSARPSGTLSCAGPLAFVPQRLPRCGDPGFTTEVWNSGIGELGTGILHPSMWATPIPELSAGNQRRAQLALALASQPAVLVIDEPTNYLDLAAMHALEESLARWPGTIILATHDRWLITHWPGPRLHLPNSRLTVPDSRLTVPDSKGLHLPTRTR